One genomic region from Syngnathus typhle isolate RoL2023-S1 ecotype Sweden linkage group LG17, RoL_Styp_1.0, whole genome shotgun sequence encodes:
- the LOC133169860 gene encoding uncharacterized protein LOC133169860 isoform X2, with product MPLADDEPVCPKFQPNIFDPSRCHDCLRQRRLHHDAGDITEAAPSTLDAVTGAKLLTRRGNGMLLTPISSQAEEKDTSSKEDSDRLSPVSSYCDVTRGCPGHVESSLRILSPECELNIWDGDDDDSADSHLDPSDYQELSGSGSAEDEYPSLRMPRLEPPPHGRTSRAWMDEAHIGDSFNRRAGFKEEREKRESGYFSLGRAAGARAPRDNSPQFRHFERGHPVFNSKDVEPKDIIPFRNPNLGLASERQVPPILDEELPVEFPPPDPYDIAVEVEAQVGARSPSPTPFKIAESLASVERKGFSGSYGRGNASYNSSYQQSGRFEYSRTSSALHSRSSSLARGNARLRVNDFPSANRGHTVDDGGRSQGREPRSRGSLQGSQGGRGDSGTLPRNFKTFAGSVKSQSSTVSDFRSALRKTEVSGRGLESRSSSSGKISLHKTENIVSSLHRFNNHTNAPSRRLSETRHESRGSSPSRRTYSSMEQSGLRKSESMASLNGRSHHGRCGSPIREGYDIESQALLRNGLHGQDLENSSSSPTRYTYDTMSQPKFNKTGNSSQIFDSHSEKRSYKTTGQYPLRKTASSTSINRESRHSSPSRRSYESRTQSGLRKSDVKGYGSHNSLPSKQIHGTPHQTSFRNNKLSSSPKRNNNNSRNSSPSRNTTNDPPGFSLLRNAIAGEHSYQAQNNYSDSKSTADRSPRSWRGSTHSLRSSSLSRAASPTVQNAKINRNASVTLQTPRSPGGARSRTERHGLENHHASPNDRRPHYARRSPSPVPRVKMQSQTLSQSSIDSSESVASAGRNQEEYATLADLPKVKMIHPTDDHIEQPQRSRRQELFKPASHSLSKHPSREWEDKEVTTRDGYYGGSGYLSRAHSSFSLQVGSQRSCSPTPDEGSSWKDSYHRSAPMQPDLLNFKKGWMSKLDDCGEWKKHWFVLTDAGLKYYRDSSAEEKDDLDGEIDLKSCVKVSEFDVEKNYGFQIQTREAMITLSAMTAGIRRNWIEVLKKCIRPSTSPDITQLPDSNSDKENSHSRLQLPPRRPSSRHADVSSEVPPSQRRFDYVELSPVPASSSHAQANQRAVGEGQQRQEDKTRDATSCQWEAVLSRKSASGGVNQKLRTEDEIEKKWAEFERMPLKEKPTVGSRPSSQSANEALQREVASLRLQLEQLQGGGRGGDGRGVAGGCGPDGPCGRSLTAMDHAHRQAMAELQKQHDRQMAELGTEKSRLLLEEIQDMSRVMEAIKKKHKEELQREVEKVSRLSSGLLDPSTLRSQQQEESQALQRELGGLSERYSQKCLELNRAQQNNAERERELSRKERDLEQLRKENQNLKDRLAEELIRVRCNNSDRGPKDNKKDTSCELEVLLRVKEKEIEYLHKEISCLRNELQFLNTEKRLASERYAEVNEELSGIKGRSEREIQSLKEHLRLAMAALQEGQRLGNSMDH from the exons ATGCCTCTCGCCGATGACGAGCCCGTATGCCCCAAGTTTCAACCCAACATCTTCGACCCCTCCCGCTGCCACGACTGCCTGCGTCAAAGGCGCCTTCATCACGACGCTGGGGACATCACCGAAGCGGCTCCGTCCACTCTCGACGCCGTCACCGGAGCCAAACTTCTGACTAGACGGGGCAATGGAATGCTCTTAACGCCGATCTCTTCTCAGGCTGAGGAAAAAGACACCAGCAGCAAG GAGGATTCGGACCGTTTGTCGCCGGTGAGCAGCTATTGTGATGTCACTCGAGGTTGTCCAGGTCATGTCGAGAGCTCTTTGCGTATTCTGAGCCCGGAGTGTGAGCTGAATATCTGGGACGGAGATGACGACGACAGCGCCGACAG CCATCTTGACCCGAGTGACTACCAGGAGCTGAGTGGCTCCGGCAGTGCCGAGGATGAATACCCATCATTGAGAATGCCTCGACTTGAGCCGCCACCTCATGGAAGGACCTCTCGGGCCTGGATGGATGAAGCTCACATCGGGGATAGCTTCAACAGGCGTGCAG GGTTTAAAGAAGAACGAGAGAAGCGGGAAAGCGGCTACTTCTCTCTGGGGAGGGCGGCGGGTGCCCGTGCCCCCCGTGATAACAGCCCTCAATTCCGTCATTTTGAGAGAGGCCATCCTGTCTTTAACAGTAAAGACGTTGAGCCCAAAGATATCATCCCCTTCAGAAACCCCAATCTTGGTCTGGCCTCTGAAAGGCAGGTACCCCCGATTTTGGATGAAGAGCTTCCTGTGGAATTCCCTCCACCTGACCCCTACGACATTGCCGTTGAGGTTGAAGCGCAGGTCGGCGCTCGTTCGCCCAGTCCCACTCCGTTTAAAATAGCCGAGTCTCTGGCTTCTGTGGAACGAAAAGGTTTCAGCGGTTCTTACGGTAGAGGAAACGCTTCTTATAATTCTTCCTACCAACAATCTGGCCGCTTTGAATATTCGAGGACAAGCTCAGCTCTGCACTCTCGCTCTTCCTCCCTGGCACGTGGAAACGCTCGATTGAGGGTTAATGACTTTCCTTCCGCTAACAGAGGGCATACCGTTGATGATGGAGGGCGGTCTCAAGGTAGAGAGCCACGATCGAGAGGCTCCTTGCAAGGATCACAAGGAGGACGTGGAGACTCTGGAACTTTGCCGAGAAACTTTAAAACTTTTGCTGGTTCGGTCAAATCCCAATCGAGTACAGTTTCTGATTTTCGGAGTGCCTTACGGAAAACAGAAGTGAGTGGTCGAGGTCTTGAGAGCAGGAGCTCATCTTCTGGCAAAATATCACTCCACAAAACTGAAAATATTGTCAGTTCATTACACAGATTCAACAATCATACAAACGCTCCATCTCGTAGACTTTCGGAGACTCGCCATGAAAGTCGTGGGTCTTCACCCTCAAGAAGAACTTATAGTTCAATGGAACAATCTGGACTTCGTAAATCAGAATCAATGGCATCGCTGAACGGAAGAAGTCATCATGGACGCTGCGGGTCTCCCATAAGAGAAGGCTACGATATTGAAAGTCAGGCTCTCCTGCGGAATGGACTTCATGGGCAAGATCTTGAAAACTCAAGCAGCTCCCCAACCCGATATACTTATGACACAATGAGTCAACCCAAATTTAACAAGACAGGCAATAGTAGCCAAATCTTTGATAGCCATTCTGAAAAAAGATCCTACAAAACAACTGGTCAGTATCCACTTCGAAAAACAGCTAGCAGTACTTCGATTAATCGCGAAAGTCGACATTCCTCTCCTTCAAGGAGAAGTTATGAAAGCCGAACCCAGTCTGGATTGCGCAAGTCTGACGTTAAAGGTTATGGCAGTCATAACTCTTTGCCGTCGAAGCAAATTCACGGTACCCCTCACCAAACCTCCTTTCGTAACAATAAACTTAGCAGTTCTCCAAAGAGAAATAATAACAATAGCCGCAACTCTTCCCCGTCTAGAAATACCACCAATGACCCTCCAGGCTTTTCTCTCCTCAGAAATGCCATCGCTGGAGAACATTCATATCAGGCACAAAACAATTACAGTGATTCCAAATCTACCGCCGATCGCTCTCCACGATCATGGCGGGGATCGACACACTCCCTCCGCAGCTCCTCGCTATCCCGTGCCGCTTCTCCCACCGTGCAGAATGCAAAAATCAACAGAAACGCTTCTGTCACCTTGCAAACTCCGAGAAGTCCAGGCGGTGCTCGGTCTAGGACAGAAAGACACGGTCTCGAAAATCACCACGCCTCCCCTAATGACAGAAGACCTCATTATGCTCGAAGAAGTCCTTCCCCTGTACCTCGGGTGAAAATGCAAAGTCAGACCTTATCGCAGAGCTCCATAGATTCTTCCGAGTCTGTGGCATCTGCTGGAAGAAACCAGGAGGAATATGCCACCCTGGCTGATCTACCCAAGGTCAAAATGATCCATCCGACAGATGATCACATAGAGCAACCTCAGCGCTCGAGAAGACAGGAACTCTTCAAACCAGCCAG CCACTCCCTGAGCAAGCATCCCTCCAGAGAGTGGGAAGACAAAGAGGTTACAACCAGAGATGGGTATTATGGTGGCAGTGGGTATTTATCTCGAGCTCACTCCTCCTTCTCGTTGCAGGTAGGTTCACAG AGGTCTTGCAGTCCTACACCAGATGAGGGCAGTTCTTGGAAAGATTCTTATCACAGATCAGCACCGATGCAG CCCGACCTCCTAAACTTCAAGAAGGGATGGATGTCTAAACTGGATGATTGTGGAGAG TGGAAGAAGCACTGGTTTGTTTTGACTGATGCTGGGCTGAAGTACTACAGAGACTCCAGTGCAGAAGAG AAAGATGACTTAGATGGCGAAATTGATCTGAAATCTTGCGTCAAGGTGTCTGAGTTTGATGTGGAGAAGAACTATGGCTTTCAGATACAg ACACGAGAGGCAATGATCACTCTTTCTGCCATGACAGCGGGAATCAGGAGGAACTGGATTGAGGTTTTAAAGAAATGCATCAGGCCCAGCACCTCACCAGACATCACACA GTTGCCTGATAGCAATAGTGACAAAGAAAACTCCCACTCACGCCTACAGCTGCCTCCCCGGAGACCGTCATCGCGGCACGCCGACGTTTCCTCTGAGGTTCCTCCCTCTCAGCGCAGGTTCGACTACGTCGAGCTGTCTCCTGTTCCTGCGTCGTCCAGCCACGCGCAGGCCAATCAGAGAGCCGTCGGGGAGGGCCAGCAACGGCAGGAGGACAAGACTCGAGACGCCACGAGCTGTCAGTGGGAAGCTGTCCTGTCTCGGAAGAGCGCCAGCGGAGGTGTCAATCAAAAGCTACGCACGGAGGACGAGATCGAGAAAAAATGGGCCGAGTTTGAACGGATGCCTTTGAAGGAGAAACCGACAGTGGGGTCACGACCTTCCAGCCAGTCAGCCAATGAGGCGCTGCAGAGGGAG GTGGCGTCACTGAGGCTTCAGCTTGAACAACTacagggtggaggaaggggaggggacGGAAGAGGGGTGGCGGGCGGCTGCGGTCCCGACGGTCCGTGCGGCCGCAGCCTGACCGCCATGGACCACGCTCATCGGCAGGCGATGGCGGAGCTGCAGAAGCAGCACGACCGCCAGATGGCGGAGTTAGGAACGGAGAAAAGCAGGCTGCTGCTGGAGGAGATTCAAGATATGTCACGAG TAATGGAGGCAATCAAGAAGAAACACAAAGAGGAGCTCCAGAGAGAGGTGGAGAAGGTCAGTCGTCTAAGCAGCGGATTGCTCGATCCGTCGACCTTGCGCAGCCAACAACA GGAAGAGAGTCAGGCCTTGCAGAGAGAACTCGGCGGACTGTCGGAGCGCTACTCTCAGAAGTGTCTGGAGCTGAACCGAGCTCAACAGAACAATGCTGAAAGGGAGCGGGAACTCAGTCGAAAGGAGAGAGACCTTGAGCAACTCCGCAAGGAGAACCAA AACTTAAAGGACCGTTTGGCAGAGGAGCTCATCCGCGTACGATGCAACAACTCCGATCGTGGTCCAAAGGACAACAAAAAAGACACATCTTGTGAACTAGAG GTACTTCTCAGGGTAAAAGAAAAGGAGATCGAGTACTTACATAAGGAGATCAGCTGTCTAAGGAATGAACTGCAGTTCCTTAACACG GAGAAACGTCTGGCCAGCGAGCGATACGCCGAGGTCAATGAGGAGCTGAGTGGAATTAAAGGTCGGAGTGAGCGGGAGATCCAGAGTCTCAAGGAGCACTTGAGGCTGGCCATGGCTGCACTGCAGGAGGGTCAAAGGCTGGGGAACAGCATGGACCACTGA
- the LOC133169860 gene encoding myosin phosphatase Rho-interacting protein-like isoform X3, protein MPLADDEPVCPKFQPNIFDPSRCHDCLRQRRLHHDAGDITEAAPSTLDAVTGAKLLTRRGNGMLLTPISSQAEEKDTSSKEDSDRLSPVSSYCDVTRGCPGHVESSLRILSPECELNIWDGDDDDSADSSHLDPSDYQELSGSGSAEDEYPSLRMPRLEPPPHGRTSRAWMDEAHIGDSFNRRAGFKEEREKRESGYFSLGRAAGARAPRDNSPQFRHFERGHPVFNSKDVEPKDIIPFRNPNLGLASERQVPPILDEELPVEFPPPDPYDIAVEVEAQVGARSPSPTPFKIAESLASVERKGFSGSYGRGNASYNSSYQQSGRFEYSRTSSALHSRSSSLARGNARLRVNDFPSANRGHTVDDGGRSQGREPRSRGSLQGSQGGRGDSGTLPRNFKTFAGSVKSQSSTVSDFRSALRKTEVSGRGLESRSSSSGKISLHKTENIVSSLHRFNNHTNAPSRRLSETRHESRGSSPSRRTYSSMEQSGLRKSESMASLNGRSHHGRCGSPIREGYDIESQALLRNGLHGQDLENSSSSPTRYTYDTMSQPKFNKTGNSSQIFDSHSEKRSYKTTGQYPLRKTASSTSINRESRHSSPSRRSYESRTQSGLRKSDVKGYGSHNSLPSKQIHGTPHQTSFRNNKLSSSPKRNNNNSRNSSPSRNTTNDPPGFSLLRNAIAGEHSYQAQNNYSDSKSTADRSPRSWRGSTHSLRSSSLSRAASPTVQNAKINRNASVTLQTPRSPGGARSRTERHGLENHHASPNDRRPHYARRSPSPVPRVKMQSQTLSQSSIDSSESVASAGRNQEEYATLADLPKVKMIHPTDDHIEQPQRSRRQELFKPASHSLSKHPSREWEDKEVTTRDGYYGGSGYLSRAHSSFSLQRSCSPTPDEGSSWKDSYHRSAPMQPDLLNFKKGWMSKLDDCGEWKKHWFVLTDAGLKYYRDSSAEEKDDLDGEIDLKSCVKVSEFDVEKNYGFQIQTREAMITLSAMTAGIRRNWIEVLKKCIRPSTSPDITQLPDSNSDKENSHSRLQLPPRRPSSRHADVSSEVPPSQRRFDYVELSPVPASSSHAQANQRAVGEGQQRQEDKTRDATSCQWEAVLSRKSASGGVNQKLRTEDEIEKKWAEFERMPLKEKPTVGSRPSSQSANEALQREVASLRLQLEQLQGGGRGGDGRGVAGGCGPDGPCGRSLTAMDHAHRQAMAELQKQHDRQMAELGTEKSRLLLEEIQDMSRVMEAIKKKHKEELQREVEKVSRLSSGLLDPSTLRSQQQEESQALQRELGGLSERYSQKCLELNRAQQNNAERERELSRKERDLEQLRKENQNLKDRLAEELIRVRCNNSDRGPKDNKKDTSCELEVLLRVKEKEIEYLHKEISCLRNELQFLNTEKRLASERYAEVNEELSGIKGRSEREIQSLKEHLRLAMAALQEGQRLGNSMDH, encoded by the exons ATGCCTCTCGCCGATGACGAGCCCGTATGCCCCAAGTTTCAACCCAACATCTTCGACCCCTCCCGCTGCCACGACTGCCTGCGTCAAAGGCGCCTTCATCACGACGCTGGGGACATCACCGAAGCGGCTCCGTCCACTCTCGACGCCGTCACCGGAGCCAAACTTCTGACTAGACGGGGCAATGGAATGCTCTTAACGCCGATCTCTTCTCAGGCTGAGGAAAAAGACACCAGCAGCAAG GAGGATTCGGACCGTTTGTCGCCGGTGAGCAGCTATTGTGATGTCACTCGAGGTTGTCCAGGTCATGTCGAGAGCTCTTTGCGTATTCTGAGCCCGGAGTGTGAGCTGAATATCTGGGACGGAGATGACGACGACAGCGCCGACAG CAGCCATCTTGACCCGAGTGACTACCAGGAGCTGAGTGGCTCCGGCAGTGCCGAGGATGAATACCCATCATTGAGAATGCCTCGACTTGAGCCGCCACCTCATGGAAGGACCTCTCGGGCCTGGATGGATGAAGCTCACATCGGGGATAGCTTCAACAGGCGTGCAG GGTTTAAAGAAGAACGAGAGAAGCGGGAAAGCGGCTACTTCTCTCTGGGGAGGGCGGCGGGTGCCCGTGCCCCCCGTGATAACAGCCCTCAATTCCGTCATTTTGAGAGAGGCCATCCTGTCTTTAACAGTAAAGACGTTGAGCCCAAAGATATCATCCCCTTCAGAAACCCCAATCTTGGTCTGGCCTCTGAAAGGCAGGTACCCCCGATTTTGGATGAAGAGCTTCCTGTGGAATTCCCTCCACCTGACCCCTACGACATTGCCGTTGAGGTTGAAGCGCAGGTCGGCGCTCGTTCGCCCAGTCCCACTCCGTTTAAAATAGCCGAGTCTCTGGCTTCTGTGGAACGAAAAGGTTTCAGCGGTTCTTACGGTAGAGGAAACGCTTCTTATAATTCTTCCTACCAACAATCTGGCCGCTTTGAATATTCGAGGACAAGCTCAGCTCTGCACTCTCGCTCTTCCTCCCTGGCACGTGGAAACGCTCGATTGAGGGTTAATGACTTTCCTTCCGCTAACAGAGGGCATACCGTTGATGATGGAGGGCGGTCTCAAGGTAGAGAGCCACGATCGAGAGGCTCCTTGCAAGGATCACAAGGAGGACGTGGAGACTCTGGAACTTTGCCGAGAAACTTTAAAACTTTTGCTGGTTCGGTCAAATCCCAATCGAGTACAGTTTCTGATTTTCGGAGTGCCTTACGGAAAACAGAAGTGAGTGGTCGAGGTCTTGAGAGCAGGAGCTCATCTTCTGGCAAAATATCACTCCACAAAACTGAAAATATTGTCAGTTCATTACACAGATTCAACAATCATACAAACGCTCCATCTCGTAGACTTTCGGAGACTCGCCATGAAAGTCGTGGGTCTTCACCCTCAAGAAGAACTTATAGTTCAATGGAACAATCTGGACTTCGTAAATCAGAATCAATGGCATCGCTGAACGGAAGAAGTCATCATGGACGCTGCGGGTCTCCCATAAGAGAAGGCTACGATATTGAAAGTCAGGCTCTCCTGCGGAATGGACTTCATGGGCAAGATCTTGAAAACTCAAGCAGCTCCCCAACCCGATATACTTATGACACAATGAGTCAACCCAAATTTAACAAGACAGGCAATAGTAGCCAAATCTTTGATAGCCATTCTGAAAAAAGATCCTACAAAACAACTGGTCAGTATCCACTTCGAAAAACAGCTAGCAGTACTTCGATTAATCGCGAAAGTCGACATTCCTCTCCTTCAAGGAGAAGTTATGAAAGCCGAACCCAGTCTGGATTGCGCAAGTCTGACGTTAAAGGTTATGGCAGTCATAACTCTTTGCCGTCGAAGCAAATTCACGGTACCCCTCACCAAACCTCCTTTCGTAACAATAAACTTAGCAGTTCTCCAAAGAGAAATAATAACAATAGCCGCAACTCTTCCCCGTCTAGAAATACCACCAATGACCCTCCAGGCTTTTCTCTCCTCAGAAATGCCATCGCTGGAGAACATTCATATCAGGCACAAAACAATTACAGTGATTCCAAATCTACCGCCGATCGCTCTCCACGATCATGGCGGGGATCGACACACTCCCTCCGCAGCTCCTCGCTATCCCGTGCCGCTTCTCCCACCGTGCAGAATGCAAAAATCAACAGAAACGCTTCTGTCACCTTGCAAACTCCGAGAAGTCCAGGCGGTGCTCGGTCTAGGACAGAAAGACACGGTCTCGAAAATCACCACGCCTCCCCTAATGACAGAAGACCTCATTATGCTCGAAGAAGTCCTTCCCCTGTACCTCGGGTGAAAATGCAAAGTCAGACCTTATCGCAGAGCTCCATAGATTCTTCCGAGTCTGTGGCATCTGCTGGAAGAAACCAGGAGGAATATGCCACCCTGGCTGATCTACCCAAGGTCAAAATGATCCATCCGACAGATGATCACATAGAGCAACCTCAGCGCTCGAGAAGACAGGAACTCTTCAAACCAGCCAG CCACTCCCTGAGCAAGCATCCCTCCAGAGAGTGGGAAGACAAAGAGGTTACAACCAGAGATGGGTATTATGGTGGCAGTGGGTATTTATCTCGAGCTCACTCCTCCTTCTCGTTGCAG AGGTCTTGCAGTCCTACACCAGATGAGGGCAGTTCTTGGAAAGATTCTTATCACAGATCAGCACCGATGCAG CCCGACCTCCTAAACTTCAAGAAGGGATGGATGTCTAAACTGGATGATTGTGGAGAG TGGAAGAAGCACTGGTTTGTTTTGACTGATGCTGGGCTGAAGTACTACAGAGACTCCAGTGCAGAAGAG AAAGATGACTTAGATGGCGAAATTGATCTGAAATCTTGCGTCAAGGTGTCTGAGTTTGATGTGGAGAAGAACTATGGCTTTCAGATACAg ACACGAGAGGCAATGATCACTCTTTCTGCCATGACAGCGGGAATCAGGAGGAACTGGATTGAGGTTTTAAAGAAATGCATCAGGCCCAGCACCTCACCAGACATCACACA GTTGCCTGATAGCAATAGTGACAAAGAAAACTCCCACTCACGCCTACAGCTGCCTCCCCGGAGACCGTCATCGCGGCACGCCGACGTTTCCTCTGAGGTTCCTCCCTCTCAGCGCAGGTTCGACTACGTCGAGCTGTCTCCTGTTCCTGCGTCGTCCAGCCACGCGCAGGCCAATCAGAGAGCCGTCGGGGAGGGCCAGCAACGGCAGGAGGACAAGACTCGAGACGCCACGAGCTGTCAGTGGGAAGCTGTCCTGTCTCGGAAGAGCGCCAGCGGAGGTGTCAATCAAAAGCTACGCACGGAGGACGAGATCGAGAAAAAATGGGCCGAGTTTGAACGGATGCCTTTGAAGGAGAAACCGACAGTGGGGTCACGACCTTCCAGCCAGTCAGCCAATGAGGCGCTGCAGAGGGAG GTGGCGTCACTGAGGCTTCAGCTTGAACAACTacagggtggaggaaggggaggggacGGAAGAGGGGTGGCGGGCGGCTGCGGTCCCGACGGTCCGTGCGGCCGCAGCCTGACCGCCATGGACCACGCTCATCGGCAGGCGATGGCGGAGCTGCAGAAGCAGCACGACCGCCAGATGGCGGAGTTAGGAACGGAGAAAAGCAGGCTGCTGCTGGAGGAGATTCAAGATATGTCACGAG TAATGGAGGCAATCAAGAAGAAACACAAAGAGGAGCTCCAGAGAGAGGTGGAGAAGGTCAGTCGTCTAAGCAGCGGATTGCTCGATCCGTCGACCTTGCGCAGCCAACAACA GGAAGAGAGTCAGGCCTTGCAGAGAGAACTCGGCGGACTGTCGGAGCGCTACTCTCAGAAGTGTCTGGAGCTGAACCGAGCTCAACAGAACAATGCTGAAAGGGAGCGGGAACTCAGTCGAAAGGAGAGAGACCTTGAGCAACTCCGCAAGGAGAACCAA AACTTAAAGGACCGTTTGGCAGAGGAGCTCATCCGCGTACGATGCAACAACTCCGATCGTGGTCCAAAGGACAACAAAAAAGACACATCTTGTGAACTAGAG GTACTTCTCAGGGTAAAAGAAAAGGAGATCGAGTACTTACATAAGGAGATCAGCTGTCTAAGGAATGAACTGCAGTTCCTTAACACG GAGAAACGTCTGGCCAGCGAGCGATACGCCGAGGTCAATGAGGAGCTGAGTGGAATTAAAGGTCGGAGTGAGCGGGAGATCCAGAGTCTCAAGGAGCACTTGAGGCTGGCCATGGCTGCACTGCAGGAGGGTCAAAGGCTGGGGAACAGCATGGACCACTGA